A region from the Nostoc sp. HK-01 genome encodes:
- a CDS encoding precorrin-8X methylmutase, translating to MKTCDLTIKELTEAVGGGITPRMVRHYHQLGLLPQPVRSPSNYRLYTEQDVIRLQRIVALKQQGFQLNHIRNILETEPETENLTAQLQQQYWAIMQQIAQLRQTASALEGLLGRDRHCQIMQAEVLAQLKLLEVETQIGLGGLEQLWSGLDAEVHTHSEAFAESLQRLLPDLSHRSEIEQHLIYQLILACGDVSLASFVRVHGGAIAASRQALSASCEILVDIPTVAAAVDQTRLAHLGCRVTTLINNPHITTATEAEQEFWQHQEWQEKLQQVANGCILVIGYAPSVLLAACTAIKEQKIQPALVIGMPIGFSHAPAAKRQLLQLEIPAITIEGTLGGGLLAATTLNALVESLIEKPDCHCYLLGSEE from the coding sequence ATGAAAACTTGTGACTTGACAATTAAAGAACTCACAGAAGCTGTGGGAGGTGGGATAACTCCCCGGATGGTACGACATTATCATCAATTGGGGCTATTGCCGCAACCAGTGCGATCGCCCAGTAACTATCGTCTTTACACTGAACAAGATGTGATTCGGCTGCAAAGAATTGTGGCGCTGAAGCAGCAAGGGTTCCAACTCAACCACATCCGCAATATTTTGGAGACAGAACCAGAAACCGAAAATCTCACCGCGCAATTGCAACAACAGTATTGGGCTATTATGCAGCAAATTGCCCAACTGCGACAAACCGCCTCAGCCTTAGAAGGATTATTAGGACGCGATCGCCATTGTCAAATTATGCAGGCGGAAGTCCTCGCCCAACTGAAATTGTTAGAAGTCGAAACCCAAATTGGCTTAGGTGGACTGGAACAACTTTGGAGTGGTTTAGATGCCGAGGTACATACCCACTCAGAAGCATTTGCCGAATCGTTACAACGTTTGCTACCTGATTTATCTCACCGTTCGGAGATTGAACAACACCTAATTTACCAGTTGATTTTAGCCTGTGGTGATGTGAGTTTAGCATCCTTTGTGAGAGTGCATGGTGGTGCGATCGCGGCTAGTCGTCAAGCCTTATCTGCCAGTTGTGAGATTTTGGTTGATATTCCTACCGTTGCAGCGGCTGTAGATCAAACTAGATTAGCTCATTTGGGTTGTCGCGTCACGACTTTAATTAATAACCCCCACATCACCACCGCCACAGAGGCCGAACAGGAATTCTGGCAACATCAAGAATGGCAAGAAAAATTACAGCAAGTTGCCAATGGCTGCATTTTAGTCATTGGTTATGCACCGTCGGTTCTCCTCGCCGCCTGTACCGCCATCAAAGAGCAAAAAATTCAACCAGCCCTAGTGATTGGAATGCCTATCGGCTTTAGTCATGCTCCCGCCGCTAAACGCCAACTTCTGCAACTAGAAATTCCGGCCATTACCATTGAAGGCACTTTGGGTGGTGGTTTACTGGCTGCAACTACCCTGAATGCTTTGGTTGAGTCTTTAATTGAGAAGCCTGATTGTCATTGTTATTTATTAGGCAGTGAAGAGTAG
- a CDS encoding carotenoid oxygenase, whose protein sequence is MSQTLVNPYLDGNFAPVQAEITAENLQVIGELPPELSGMFVRNGPNPQYSPIGQYHWFDGDGMLHGVRISEGKAVYRNRYVQTQKWQAEHDAGKAILTGLLEPPQAVHPPISRNAANTALVWHDGQLLAVWEAGAPHAIQVPELKTIGEYTYNGKLTSAFTAHPKVDPITGEMVFFGYSFMPPYLQYGIVSAAGELLSTVPIEIPAPVMMHDFAITENYTIFMDLPLTIRPERIQQRKPMIMFECDRPSRFGILPRHGDNSNIRWFESPACYVFHTLNAYEQGDEVVLIACRMSSTSVLGFNGTEDPDANIPRLHQWRFNLNTGAVSESRLDDHAGEFPRVNENFLGRQTRYGYVNKSAATPVPLFEGVMKYDFQNGTSQINIFGQGRYGGESVFAPRPKATAEDDGWLMTFVHDETANTSELLVMNAQDITAEPVARVLIPQRVPYGFHAAWVTEKQLQGF, encoded by the coding sequence ATGAGCCAAACATTGGTGAATCCATATCTCGATGGCAACTTTGCGCCAGTTCAAGCAGAAATTACGGCGGAAAACCTGCAAGTAATTGGTGAACTCCCGCCTGAACTGTCAGGAATGTTTGTACGGAATGGCCCTAACCCTCAATACTCCCCCATTGGTCAGTATCACTGGTTTGATGGTGATGGGATGCTCCACGGTGTGAGAATTAGTGAGGGTAAAGCTGTTTATCGTAACCGCTATGTGCAGACACAAAAATGGCAAGCAGAACATGACGCAGGTAAAGCGATTTTAACTGGCTTGCTAGAACCACCCCAGGCTGTTCATCCTCCGATATCGAGAAATGCTGCCAATACAGCCTTAGTTTGGCATGACGGGCAGTTATTAGCCGTGTGGGAAGCTGGTGCGCCTCATGCAATTCAGGTTCCTGAGTTAAAGACAATTGGTGAGTACACATATAACGGCAAACTAACGTCTGCTTTCACTGCCCATCCCAAAGTAGACCCAATTACGGGTGAAATGGTATTCTTTGGCTATTCATTTATGCCGCCATATTTGCAATACGGCATAGTTTCCGCCGCAGGTGAGTTGTTATCGACTGTACCCATTGAAATTCCAGCACCTGTGATGATGCACGATTTCGCCATCACAGAAAATTACACCATTTTTATGGATTTACCCCTGACTATTCGCCCAGAACGGATACAACAAAGAAAACCAATGATCATGTTTGAGTGCGATCGCCCCAGTCGTTTTGGCATTCTCCCACGTCATGGCGATAACAGCAATATTCGCTGGTTTGAGAGTCCGGCTTGCTATGTGTTTCATACTCTGAACGCCTATGAACAAGGTGATGAAGTCGTTCTCATAGCCTGTCGGATGAGTTCTACTTCAGTGTTAGGTTTTAATGGTACTGAAGACCCAGATGCTAACATTCCCCGACTACATCAATGGCGGTTTAACCTAAATACCGGGGCTGTGTCTGAGTCTAGGTTAGATGATCACGCCGGGGAATTTCCTCGCGTTAACGAGAATTTCTTAGGGCGACAAACTCGCTATGGCTATGTTAATAAAAGCGCAGCTACTCCCGTACCGTTGTTTGAAGGCGTAATGAAATACGATTTTCAGAATGGTACATCTCAAATTAATATATTTGGGCAAGGACGTTATGGCGGGGAGTCTGTATTTGCACCACGTCCCAAAGCAACGGCTGAAGATGATGGTTGGTTAATGACTTTTGTTCACGATGAGACAGCCAATACTTCGGAATTGTTGGTGATGAATGCTCAAGATATTACGGCTGAACCTGTGGCGCGGGTGTTAATTCCCCAACGTGTCCCTTATGGGTTCCATGCTGCTTGGGTGACTGAAAAACAGTTGCAGGGATTTTAG